A genomic window from Silene latifolia isolate original U9 population chromosome Y, ASM4854445v1, whole genome shotgun sequence includes:
- the LOC141629745 gene encoding uncharacterized protein LOC141629745 has product MFDFKKLDDEKRFKYAILKLSKGASLWFEGLKAKRVRSRKGKIDSWESLKHKLRKRYVPTTHRLATYRKIADLRQGKLSVSEYIDEFENLCLMGELEEVEEQKMSRFLRGLNYNIASSVELYPYSDFDTLCGLCLKLESQGKSKYEGGSSSDSEKNKSWTKTETIPKTETPSSSFVSPNKATAPPNTTPRTTTKETNLSKVRCFKRHGFGHYQSTCPNKRVVTLREAVECRDELLAEEERLGELFNLNEGEEEDELVEDYEGPIYDTNRVLRTLQVKNIPTDSEQRNQLFHTKCRVNDKWCSLIIDGGSCTNVAYSEMVSKLGLVTTKHPHPYALHWLDDGSSVKVTKQARVGLVMGSYVDEVLCDVIPMDACHILFKPKAKTHAAMLIGERDVEHAIDHGEQDHNPIDDLLEEFGDVFPDELPAGLPPIRGIEHQIDLVPGSTLPNKAAYRCNLEETKELQRQIDELMERGYVRESMSPCAVLVLLVPKKDGSWRIFVVVYHHDILLYSRSIDENFEHLRQVFKTLRDQKLYGKREKCSFLVESVVFLRYVVSKGGVSVDQSKIEAIRSWPEPNTVSEVRSFHGLASFYRRFIRNFSTITSPITECLKKGGFEWGVAAKQDFELIKERLCTAPILALPDFSQPFEVECDASGVGIGAVLIQEKRPITYFSEKLGGARLTYCTYDK; this is encoded by the exons ATGTTTGATTTCAAAAAATTGGATGACGAGAAAAGGTTCAAGTATGCAATTCTGAAATTAAGCAAGGGAGCATCTCTTTGGTTTGAAGGGTTGAAGGCCAAGAGGGTGCGCTCGAGGAAAGGAAAGATTGATTCTTGGGAGTCTCTGAAACATAAACTTCGTAAAAGGTATGTGCCAACGACCCATAGGTTAGCTACATATCGTAAGATTGCTGATTTGAGACAAGGAAAACTAAGTGTTAGTGAGTATATTGATGAATTTGAAAACTTATGTTTGATGGGCGAATTGGAGGAAGTAGAAGAACAGAAAATGTCTAGATTTTTGCGTGGATTGAattataacattgctagttctGTTGAGTTATACCCCTATTCTGATTTTGATACTCTTTGTGGTCTTTGTTTGAAATTGGAGTCACAAGGGAAGTCTAAATATGAGGGAGGGTCGAGTTCAGATTCGGAAAAGAATAAGTCATGGACCAAAACTGAAACAATCCCTAAAACCGAAACACCTAGTAGCTCGTTTGTGAGTCCTAACAAAGCCACTGCACCACCAAACACTACCCCAAGGACCACGACCAAGGAGACTAATCTGTCCAAAGTCCGTTGTTTCAAACGTCACGGTTTCGGTCATTATCAAAGTACGTGTCCAAATAAAAGAGTCGTGACCTTGAGAGAGGCGGTAGAGTGTAGGGATGAGTTGTTGGCCGAGGAGGAACGGTTGGGTGAACTGTTTAATCTGAATGAAGGTGAGGAAGAGGACGAGTTAGTAGAGGATTATGAGGGACCAATTTACGACACAAATCGGGTTTTGCGAACCTTGCAAGTAAAGAATATACCTACTGATTCGGAGCAAAGAAACCAATTGTTTCATACCAAGTGTCGAGTAAATGATAAGTGGTGTAGTCTAATTATCGATGGGGGTAGTTGTACCAACGTGGCCTATTCTGAAATGGTGTCAAAATTGGGTCTTGTGACTACTAAACACCCACACCCATATGCGTTACATTGGCTAGATGATGGTAGCAGCGTTAAGGTGACAAAACAGGCCCGGGTTGGTTTGGTTATGGGTTCCTATGTCGATGAGGTGTTGTGTGACGTTATtcccatggatgcttgtcatatttT GTTCAAACCGAAAGCAAAGACCCATGCTGCTATGTTGATTGGAGAACGGGATGTGGAGCATGCCATTGATCATGGAGagcaa gatcATAACCCAATTGACGATTTGCTTGAAGAGTTTGGGGATGTGTTTCCCGATGAATTACCCGCTGGTTTGCCTCCTATTCGAGgcattgaacatcaaattgaccTTGTTCCGGGCTCAACTCTTCCAAACAAGGCTGCTTATCGATGTAATCTGGAAGAAACAAAAGAACTCCAAAGGCAAATTGATGAGTTGATGGAGAGGGGTTATGTGCGTGAAAGTATGAGTCCTTGTGCTGTTCTGGTGTTACTcgttccaaagaaagatggttCATGGCGTAT ATTTGTTGTGGTTTATCATCACGATATTTTGCTGTATAGCAGGAGTATTGATGAGAATTTTGAACATTTGAGACAAGTGTTCAAAACATTGCGTGATCAGAAACTTTATGGGAAGCGAGAGAAGTGCTCTTTTCTAGTGGAGAGCGTGGTTTTCTTGAGATACGTGGTGTCCAAGGGTGGTGTCTCGGTTGATCAATCAAAAATCGAAGCAATTCGATCATGGCCGGAACCTAATACAGTTAGTGAGGTACGATCTTTTCATGGGCTTGCATCTTTTTATCGACGATTCATTCGTAATTTTAGCACCATAACCAGCCCTATTACGGAGTGTTTAAAGAAGGGCGGGTTTGAATGGGGCGTGGCAGCTAAACAGGACTTTGAACTGATTAAGGAACGGTTGTGTACCGCTCCTATCTTGGCGTTACCCGATTTTTCTCAACCATTCGAggttgagtgtgatgctagtggcgtAGGTATAGGTGCTGTTTTGATCCAAGAGAAAAGACCTATAACCTACTTCTCGGAGAAATTGGGTGGTGCTCGATTGACTTATTGCACTTATGATAAATAA